The sequence below is a genomic window from Humulus lupulus chromosome 3, drHumLupu1.1, whole genome shotgun sequence.
CAAAATTTTGCAAAGAGTCTACTTGATGTTGCAGAAAATTTGGAACGAGCTTCTTCAGTTGTCAAAGAAAGTTTTTCAAAGATTGACACATCTAAGGATTCATCTGGGGCTGCTCCACTTTTAAAAACACTTCTAGAGGGTGTTGAAATGACATAAAAACAACTTGTAGAGGTAAATGATATCATCTTCACCACAAGGCACCTCTCAATATCAAATCATTCATAGATGAAGTTTCTtgttttttactttttataagtTCAGGGGACAAACTGTTAGATGTTCGAATATTTTGCTTTTCATTTAATTTAAGTCAAACATTGTCAGTAGAGTGCAGCTTTTATATCATAAGGATGGTGAATGACTATTGCTTGAATGAGACACCCATGTTATGGCTAACTAGTAATGTAactgtaattattattattgaactaaaattttattgaatttaatttctgagttagttttttattttgtgttttgtagtgtggTGGGAAAAATACATATACACTTGGCGAAATTAATGAAATTCGAAATGAATAGGCAACCAAGCTTCTTGAGCAGACGAGTCATAGCtagagtaacttttgaaatcagaattaaaaaatatattaattgtaGTTTTAGTTAGCACTTACATAGTTATTCCAAGTCTATATTTTGATCTTGCAATTTTTAGATTTTGAACATACTGAGTTATATTGATTTTGTCTGCCTATTGATTCTATTTGaactatgttgtaattacacaggaaattatgaatgaatatagtattgaaaatagagaaatgaaaaaattatcatattctaCATGGGACGTCGGTCTCCACAAAACTGTCATCTTATGTATTGCAGGGGACGATATTTAtacataaattgtcatctcatgtactgCAGGGGGATGACGCTTGAGTAGGAACTGTCATCTCATTTACTGCAGTAGATGACGTTTACACATAAATTGTCGTCTCATGTACTACAAGAGAGAACGTTTGTATATGAACTATTGTCTTATGTATGACGGGAGATGACgcttttatttaaaatgttgtTTCATActttacatggcatgacattgcatgggacgacggtattagaaccgacgtatgagagtccatacgacggtttaaaaccatcgtcccatgtcaattttgtagtagtgagagtAACAATATAAGAAAGAATCTGACTTACCTTTGTTGTTCTCAACATTGGCTAATTATAGCAATTGAGAGAAGAGTCATAGATTAAGTGGAGGAATGCGATTGGTTGACGAGTAATAAACTTTCCCGCCTCTAATCATCCTCCCTCAAAagttatattaataaatataaaaatcatCTCCCGCTTATGCAAGACGAGTTTACCTTCTCTTCTGTGTAAAAGCAATCTTTATATTTACAAAGATATTACTAATTTAAACGCCTTGTTTTGGACTTCTCCGATAAAATTATTACTTAGATTGACTAAGGAGCTCTAGGCCCACATTGTATGACATGTTTGGTCTTAAGCCCATTGCGGAATCTTTTGGTTCGAACACCAATCGTTTAACTTCCATTACTACAAAAACaggctttaacttcggtttttatacatagaattgtTGGGAGATACATAAAAAGCAAAGTTAAAGCTTTTGATCGACTTTTAACTTTGGTTTTTGGTTTAACATTCATAGGAATTAACCTATTACTTCAGATATTTATGTAAAGTGAAGTGAAGGGGTAATAGACAGAGGGAAAAAAATGACGGTATCCTTTAACTTTGGGTTTTTGCTAAAAACTGAAGTCAAAGGTGCTTATATCCGTAGCCCTTTGACTTCTCCTTCATTTCTGAAACACTGAAACCccccaaacagagagcaaaaaCCTCTATTTCCATCATGAGAAAAATGAGGGTTTTGCCATTTAACACCATTTCCCCTCATTTAGTACCTCTTTTATAATTTATTGAtaatgtatatgtgtttatggttgataataatgttttagagttgtatttgattatttaagaatgtatgaatcttaaaaaatgtgtttgtgataattgttttattaatctgaatttaatattaatgtattactaaatttataatttatttgatttatttttgtattttataatatgttttatttagaataattatttagaaaactaatgaagttaatattttgttgttgttaaaaaaaagttaatatgtTGTTATAATGAAAAAATATCAAGTTAATATCTAGTTAAAACAATTCTTTTGTAAAATATTGTTTTGATGTTTAGATATGTTGTTGTAAAAAAATTCAAGTTAATATTtcgttaaaataaagttttatttgTATAATATGCTTTAATGTTTGATACtagttattataatatttaattttgtttatattatttttaggaTGGTTATTGTTTTTGGATGTAATTTGATTTTTCATGGTGGTTACTAGCTTGAAGATTAATTTTAAGGTGAGtgagaattttatttttatttattattagtgtacatatttatagaattatagttaaACCATATTGAATTTACTGGAAATTAGGTTTGAAAACTAGTGAAATAGGTTCTGATAAATTTGTGTGCTTCGGTGGTATAAGGATAAAATTATGGAttttgattattgtgtttgtttgtgttgaattaataggtacttatgaaattgggatatgttatagaaatagagGAATCTCTGTCTaattttttaggatttattaattgaacatgtttttaaATATGTAGTATTTATTCATAGAATTATAATTTTAACTTTTTAGGTTTGGTGGTAGGTTTTGAACAGGATATCGGGAATTTGtgtgtgttgtggtgataatCATAAGTCACAAGTTTGAAGTAACATTATCATGTATCTTGACTAGATAAGGTTACTTTGAATTAGGGGGCTTATGGATACCGTCAAACTTCAAGACAAGTATTCAAGATGAAAATGGATTAACATGAGTTCTATTGTAATTGGAGACTAAGCTTTGCTTTTCGGTATGAGGTATTGCTCCAATTTCCGATAAACttgatatgattatgcttatctATTCTGTAAACTATCACAAATTTTAGTTGTAAATTGAATGTCAAtaggtttgggtagtcctatttataggggaaattctgctaaaaatttggaaaaatatttaatacttgaGAAATTTCAATATTTCAAATAACTActtacactacaacaaatttgatatacaatgactccctacaatgtcttacaccattggtgtaagacattaaaacttatcagagCTTTttaatgtctaatggtgtaagacattgaaagtttttattaatgactacaattggaagacattaaaaatggtggaagacgttggaaataggttaagaagtggccagggggacatctaatgtctcccactgggagacgtgggacacgtggcacgtctcccactgggagacattgaatgtatagaggggtacatccaacgtctcccactgggagacgtgggacacatggcacgtctcccaatgggagacgttcgatgtacccctctatacattcaatgtctcccagtgggagacgtgccacgtgtcccacgtctcccagtgggagacgttggatgttcccctggccatttaatgaattttgggtcttcttcttcctcataacaCCAAACAGAGAGAGCACACCAAACAGAGAGCATGAAAGGGGCTgcgattttagggttttcaaggttagttttttttaatttttatgaattttagttaattattttgataaaaaatcataggtttagcattaggatgagtaatatacatgattttgtgttagttttacatttttatgcatttttttctatacattgttagatttatttgtttttccatggaggttttttatagatttaagatttcatagtttttttttaatttaacctatcacattgtatatatttcattataatatatatgttcatgattttttttaatttttatcattatttatttcgaaatttagatatatttttgtatgtatatttaaactttttttttttaaattctaactattttgttatatatatatagttattatgttaaaataaatttattaaataattttaaaaatataaatatatgaaaaaatttatgtttttgttgattattgagattttaggttatgaaattttttattgattttttgtttaggttataattagtggctcattggagtttttttttatttgtttaccaatcaattacttattaggaatttagtgatatttgtttagtaatgtttaacatattaattaatttaatttcgtaggttgtgattttggtggtgagattttagagaatactttgcatcaaaacttctatatctatcaatcacacatttgaggtaattaagtttctaaaattataataataagttatatattgctagatatttagtgatattttatttattatttattaatttatttatattggtttgtggatttaatagcgaattcgattactacttgaagtaattttgctagcttttgaattattaattgcaagaggtaaatatatattatcttacttctacttttaatattattaaacaaatgttacaagagtttgaatattttaaatattcatccatagtgaagtaggttctgagattaaaattgtgtgctgcggtgataatagaatgttgagaacttgtgtgtattagtgaagtaggttctgagaaatttgactgtgtgctgcggagctataaggaagaaatttattgtatgttgtttgaattgtttgttttgctattcacatgtagatggttaggtcactattataggggaaatgctgcccgtttttatctaggataataaacaattaattttatataggcattctataaggaagaaacttattgtatgttgtttgaattgtttggtttgctattcacatgcagatggttaggtcactattataggggaaatgctgcccgatattatttaggataataaacgattagttGGGAACGGGCATtacttgattgaacatgcgagtcccgggcattacttgagaacggtattattaattaaaatttacaaattatttttgaaactataaatgtaataaaataattaattaatatattttactttatatttcttgcagctaacaagcacatcatatacagaggcacaaattgatgagttgcgacaagaatgagcgacatatatgttgccgataatccaaagttaccgacctcgttgataggtttttttttttaatttttaactctttcttcatacacaatgcaatatttgttcattttgaatatttctaacaaatattgtatttcttgtatatatctaacaaatatatttttttctttcaatttaaattaatattatttcaatttaattaatttcaatttagattaaaataatttcaatttaaattaatagtatttcaatttaattaattatttaatcaaattaaaataatattaattataaatttattgtttttaaatgtgggagactttcaatgtctcaaTTGgaagacgtgggaagtgactcacctctcccattgggagacgtgggatgtctcctagggacttcccacgtctctcATTGGGAGAggtgcctcacttcccacgtctcccaatgggagaggtggaaagtcaacgtttgactttccacctctcccagtgggagacgtgggaagtgaggcacgtctcccaatgggagacgtgggatatattcctacaatgaccctagcaacaacgtctcactaagtgggagacattgtagacttccaatgtctcccaattaaagtcataaaacatcTATTTTATTGTAGTGTTAGGTGAACATCACATGTTTAGTTGTATGAACACTTTAGATTTTTATGTGGTACTTAGCTTTTATTTCTGTATGAATGTGTATATCTATATGTATATTAATTCTATATGgtttgtgaattttattttattttaaatttattggaatgttcaaatatatttattaatattaaaataattgcaaattagaattaaaaaaatatttattaaaatatgttataaGAAATCAaattaataatacaagtaaaataaatatatatttttttaggaaaaattatctttaacttcggttattatgtaaaaatcgaAGTTAAAAAGTACCCTTTAACTTCAGATATTAtgtttaacttcagtttttacataataaccgaagttaaagggtaccatttaattttggttttaagatacttttaatttctttcggattaactttaattaatatcTCCGTGAGATCCAAAGAATAACAAGCGAAAAAACAgaagttaaagcctatttttgtagtagtgttcttGTATTTCAATAGTTAACAAAATTATACTTCTACAACAAATTAATTTCTTTTCTCTTAATTTATTGTCCACAAATGATCAAACTCATTCTTTCTTCATTGTTTTTTCTTATATTGTTGTAATCCAATCATATCCAATTTAAGCACACCGTCCAAACAAGATATGTGTTGTATGAATTACATTACGTGCCAATCGAGTTCAGTTATATATGTACAAATATGAGTAAATAAAATATAGCCAATCTATCCCATTTGCTCATAATTAAGGCTTAATGAATTACAGAAATCCCATTCGAACATGATAAATGGGGCATAGAAGTACTGCCACACTCAAACAAACGAAACTGGAAATACACTCCAAAATCATAAATTGACAAACAAACCACTTATTTAATACATACTCCCGTAAACATTTTATTTAGTGAAGACATAATGTCTCAGCGAGAGTACTTTAATATGGTTATATAATTATTCATCGTAAAGGTGAGTGTCAAGATACTTTGTAAGTTCATGGACAAACTCAACCATGGTATGCGGGTCTATAATTTCGTCATGGAGTTTCTCGTAGTGAATCGTCCAATTCACAATGCTGCCTTCACCTTCTTTTTTTGGATTTGCTTGAATCACGAATTTGAAGGTCTTGTAATGCTCCAGAAGATCACCTTCAATCACTCTGTAAGTGATTGAATTGTTTTCGTCGTCTATGTCTTCGACTACTTCTTTTGCCACCTTAGGCTTCCCCTCTACAGtgttgaaaataaatatatataatttattaatgtcCTACGTGAATAACTCAAATTTTCACTGTTAAATAATacttaataattaaaagaaaaaacatatttatttctttcaaatTAAGCTGTGATTTTAGTCATAAGTAGAGCAAAGACGTTAATTAAATGGGCAATTGTAGATGTATGAATTATTGTGTTTAATTACGTACCATGAAAGTAATTCCAGTATACGACAGAACCCTCTTTCCCCCATTCACCTTCATGTAACTCACAACCTTGAATTAAATCCCCAGAAGCACCAGGGATATGGTGAGGCCTATGTTTCAACATTTCGTGGAACTTATGAGGAGAAGTGTTGGATTCTATATCAATTTCCATTTTACCACACAGAGACGACATTTTTGAAGATATATATTTTATGGTATTTGATGGTATAATAAAGGGAAAATATGTTTTGAGAGAACGGGTTCGGCCAATAACTTTTTATAGAAAAGAACTGGGGTAGCTTTTAGTTAAGATTAATAATATATCAATTTGTTCATgaattaattcaaataaaataatgtctatataaaacGACACGCATATaattgaagaaagaagaaaacttAGTATATTAAGATCAGAATGTGATCTTTATTataatactagatacaagcaaatACAATAGCAAAttagtttagttttatttatataatttattaattattattattaagtttatattaatgtcaaataaattttgaaataaatattctattttcatcaaataatttatttatttttgcttaagtttatgtttattataatttttgaattttggggtgataacaagagattatatattatatgttcaatgtaatattaaatattatacgtagattttaaatttaagttttttgctagttaataaaaaataaatttgttgctaattcatagtACATTGTatcatatgtttaatatgatattattctaataagtgagtttaattttaatgaaattttatttaacttattaaacgtatgattttattatttttaaataattattattgtaaaatattttaaaaatatcatattttaatttgtttaattatttattatttttaaataattatcattgtaaaatatcttaaaaatatcatattttaatttgtttaattatttattatttttaaataattattattgtaaaatatctcaataatatattttttttaattatttattttattttatttaagtttaagtatttacaaactactactaaatataaaaatattctgtaaaattaacattaaaaaaataaaaagtcatTAAAACTAacaatttccgttatctacacacttattatata
It includes:
- the LOC133821126 gene encoding MLP-like protein 31, whose product is MSSLCGKMEIDIESNTSPHKFHEMLKHRPHHIPGASGDLIQGCELHEGEWGKEGSVVYWNYFHEGKPKVAKEVVEDIDDENNSITYRVIEGDLLEHYKTFKFVIQANPKKEGEGSIVNWTIHYEKLHDEIIDPHTMVEFVHELTKYLDTHLYDE